In Beijerinckiaceae bacterium, the sequence GAAATCCTCGTCGCGAGTCTGCATTCCCGCGCGGCCTTTGCCGCCGCGTCTTTGCGCGCGGTAGGCCGCGAGTGGAACCCTTTTGACATAGCCGAGATGCGAAACGGTGACGACCATGTCCTCGCGCTGGATGAGGTCCTCGTCCTCGACGCCGGGGGCATCGTCGAGAATGATGGTGCGCCGGGGCGTCGCATGCGCGGCCCTGACTGCGAGCAACTCCTCCTTGACGATCGAAAACAGCCGGGCGCGCGAGCGCAGAATGTCGAGATAGTCAGCGATTTCGACGCTGAGCTTATTCAAAGCCTCGGCAATTTCCTCGCGGCCGAGGGCCGTCAGCCGCTGCAGCCGGAGTTCAAGAATGGCCCGCGCTTGCGTCTCGGACAGGCGGCAAGCGCCGTCCTCGCTGAGGACGTGGCGCGGATCGGCAATCAGCGTAATCAGCGGCGCCATATCATGCGCGGGCCAAGAGCGTTCCATGAGGGCCATGCGGGCGGCGGCCGGATCCGGAGCAGTCCGGATCAGATGGATGAATTCGTCGATATTGGCGAGCGCGATCGCCAGACCCACCTGCACATGCGCGGCGTCGCGGGCCTTGGTCAAAAGATGCTTGGTACGCCTTGTGACGACCTCTTCGCGGAAATCGATGAAGGCGGTCAAGAAATCCCGGAGCATGAGGACTTCCGGGCGGCCGCCGTTGAGGGCTATCATGTTGCAGGCGAAGCTCGATTGAAGCGCAGTAAAGCGCCAGAGCTGATTCAGCACGACATCGGCGAGCGCGTCCCGCTTGAGCTCAATGACGATCCGCATGCCGTCGCGATCGGACTCGTCGCGGAGATCGGAAATGCCTTCAACGCGCTTGTCGCGCACAAGCTCGGCGATCTTCTCGATCAAAGTGGCTTTGTTGATCTGATAGGGAATCTCGGTGACGATGAGCGCTTCGCGTTCCTTGCGGATCTCCTCGACTTCCACCTTCGCGCGCGTCAACACCGAACCGCGCCCGGACATATAGGCGGTTCGGATGCCGGCCCGACCCAAAATACTTCCGCCGGTCGGAAAATCGGGACCGGGAACGATGGCGATCAAATCCTCGATGGTCATTTCCGGGCGGTCGATCAGGGCTATCACCGCATCGATCACCTCGCCGAGATTGTGCGGCGGAATATTCGTCGCCATGCCGACCGCGATGCCGCCAGCGCCATTGACCAGGAGATTTGGGAACCGTGCCGGGAGAACGGTCGGTTCATGTTCCTTGCCGTCGTAGTTCGGCTGAAAATTGACCGTGTCGGAATCGATATCTTCGAGCAGCGCCATGGCCGGACGGGCGAGCCTCGATTCCGTATACCGCATGGCGGCCGGGGGATCGCCATCAACCGAGCCGAAATTGCCCTGCCCGTCGATCAAAGGCAGACGCATCGAGAAAGGCTGCGCCATCCGCACCAGCGCGTCATAAATCGCGCTGTCGCCATGCGGATGATATTTACCCATCACATCGCCGACGATGCGGGCGCATTTCACATAAGGCCGGTCCGGCGTGTGGTTATTCTCGTGCATCGAAAACAAAATCCGACGATGCACCGGTTTCAGCCCGTCGCGCACATCGGGAAGTGCCCGGCTCACGATGACGCTCATCGCATAGTCGAGATAACTCCGGCGCATTTCGTCGGAAATAGAAACCGGCCGCACGTTGGAAGCGTGCGGCGGTGAAGTGTTGTCGTCAGTGTCGGCCAAGTGGAGCTAATCCAGAGCGAGAGAAATATGCCAAATTCTACCCTGCCCGGCCCTGAAACAGCAACTCCGGAATTCCAAGAGTCTCAATAAAAACAGATTTTTAATGGGAATTTTCAGCAGCCGCGAAAAGCTCAGGCGCGGGCTCGAAGAGGAACACCTGAACATTAGAAAGGGATGTCGTCGTCAATGATATCGGCGGTCCGCCCAGCGGTCGCGGGACGCCGCTCCGGCGCGCGTGCCATCGGCGACGATTGGCCAAACCCCGCGCCGGTTGAAGCCTCGAAACTGGAGTCGGCATCGCCGCGGCCACGGCTGTCGAGCAGGGTCAGTTCGCCGCGAAAGCGTTGCAGCACCACCTCGGTCGCCTTGCGCTGATTGCCGTCGCGATCGGTGTATTCGCGGGTCTGCAATTGCCCCTCGAGATAGACCTTCGTGCCCTTCTTGCAATATTGCTCCGCGATCTTGCCGAGGTTCTCATTGAAGATCACGACATTGTGCCATTCGGTGCGTTCCTTGCGCTCGCCCGAGGCCTTGTCGCGCCATGTCTCGGACGTGGCGACCGAGAAGCTCACGACAGGGTCGCCGGCGCCAGTGCGCCGCACTTCAGGATCGCGGCCAAGATTGCCGACCAGAATGACCTTGTTGACGCTCCCAGCCATCAACCCGCTCCCTTAACTTGTAAGACCACGAATACGCGCAAACCGATCGAACCGCGTGCCGCCTATCCTTACCCTATCGGCATGGCCGCGGGCCCCAACAAATGGGTTATCCACGATAATCCCGCAAGCTCAATGTTCTTTTTTTGTTCTAGCAGCCTAGACACGCGCATGCAAGCCGGTCCGGCGCGAAATCTTCTCGATTGACAAAGCTTGGCCGCAAGGCGATCCTCACATCATTGGTGGTTCCCGCAAGGGATCAAAAGGGAACGCGGTGCGCGCTTCAGGCGCAACGCCGCGGCTGCCCCCGCAACTGTAAGCAGCGAGCCTGCAACCAACAACGCCACTTGGGGCTTCGGCTCCTGGGAAGGCGGTTGGAGGCCTTGACCTGCGAGCCAGGAGACCTGCCCCCAAGCCGTGGTCACGTGCGAAAGCGTCGGGCGGGGTGCACCGAGGTGGATGAAGCATTCATGGCATACTCGCGCGCCATGAGAGCCAAATTCAATTCGCAGTGACGGTCCACGTTCGCTGCGAGGTTTCTTCGTGCACATTTCCTATCTTCAAGCCGCCAAATGCGGCTCCAATCCCGCTTGCTCCCGCCGTCTCGGGGTGCCCCTTCGCTGTCTGCTGCTGGCGTTGGCGCCCGCGGGCTTTATCCCCGTTCCTCTGAGCGCGCAGGAGGCTTCGCCCGCGTCTGAGACCGCGAGCCTTCCCGAGGTCACTATCAGCGCCACCGCAACTCCCGAGCCGATCGCCGACGTCGGCAGTTCGGTCACGGTGATCGATTCGGCGCAGATCGAGCGCGAGCAACGCCGCACCGTGCCCGACGCATTGAACGTTACGCCGGGCCTCAATGTCGTTCAGACCGGCGGACCGGGCGGAACCACTTCGGTATTCATCCGGGGGACCAATTCCAACCAGGTCAAAGTTCTGATCGACGGCATCGACGCGAGCGATCCAAGCAATCCCAACGGCAGTTTCGATTTCGGCCAATTGCTGACCTATGACATCGACCGCATCGAGGTTTTGCGCGGTCCCCAAAGTGGCCTTTATGGCGCCGACGCGATTGGCGGAGTCATCTCCATCACGACCAAGGGCGGCGAAGGGCCGCCCAAGGCCAAGGCGCTCATCGAAGGCGGCTCCTTCGGCACGTTGAACGAAACGATGGGCTTCAGCGGCTCGACGCCGGTTTTCAGCTATTACATGAACCTCGCGCATTTCAATGTGGCGCACACCCAGGTGACGCCTCCCGAACTGCTGCCGCCCGGGCGTCAGGGCATTGGCAATGCCAATGAGAATTGGACGCTCTCGACCAAATTCGAGGCGCATCTTGCCGATCATTTGGATGTCAGCCTTGTCGCTCGCTATATCGATTCGACGCTTCGCTTTACCGGCGATGATTTTTCCACTTTTCCGGCGACCCCCGCCGCATCCCAAAGCATCCAGCGCGACAATCAGCTCTATACGCGCGGCGAAGCCAATTGGGTCACTTTCGACGGAGTCCTGAAAAATCGTTTCGGCGTGGGCTACACGCAATCCTATATGTCGGAAAAAGATCCCGACACTGGTTTCGGGTTTACCGTGCCGGCCAGCAATCTGGGGCAAAGACTCCAATACGACTGGCAAGGCGAGGTCGCCCTTTCCAAGGATTGGACATTGATTGCGGGATTCGAAAACAAAGCCGATCAATTGTACAGCGCGCCGACTTTCGCCCGCAATGCCAACCGGGCCGGCTACGTCCAGCTTTTGACCCGCTACGATGACCGGTTTTTCATGGCCTCGAACATTCGCTACGACGACAATGCTCAATTCGGCGGCCATCCGACCTACCGCTTCGCGCCAAGCTTTCACGTTCCAGTCACTGAAACGATCTTGAAGGGCAGTGTCGGCACCGGCTTCAAGCCACCGTCGCTGAGCCAGCTCTATGTCGATTTTCCGGCCTTCGGCTTCTTCGGCAATCCGAATCTGAAGCCTGAGGAAAGTATCGGATTTGATATCGGGTTTGAGCAGCCGCTCATGAATGAGATGATCCGTTTCGGCGCCACCTATTATCAGAACAATCTCACCAATCTCATCGACATCAACGCGACCGGCAACTCCTACACCAACATCGGTCGGGCGAAGACCTTTGGCTGCGAGGCGTTCTCCTCATTCGCGATTACCCCGCAGCTTAATTTGCGTGCCGATTATACCTTCACCATTGCCAAGGATGAGACAACGGGGCTCGAACTGCTGAGGCGGCCGCGAAACAAGCTCAGCTTCCAAGCGGCATGGAAGCCGATCGACAGGCTCTCGCTTTCGACGACGCTTGTGTTCGTCGGCAGCTTTGTCGATGGCAATCGCGATTTCTCGATTCAGCGGCTGACCGCACCCGGCTATACGCTGGTCAATGTCGCGGCGAACTACCAGGTCGACGAAAATTTCCTGGCCTTTGGTCGGATCGATAATTTGTTCAATGTGCGGTATCAAAACCCCACGGGGTTTTTGACGCCCGGGCTCGGTGCCTATGCCGGGCTTCGCATGACCTATTAATCTGGAGCTTACGCGATGCGGTCGGCGGTCAACTTGGCCGCCCCGCATCTGCGGGCGGTTTTTCCCAGAGTTAGTCAGTGATCCCAGGGCGGTTCAATGAGAGTCCGCAGAGCGCCGATCTCCTTGTCAATCTTGGCTCGCTGGCGTTCGAGATGGCTGATCCGAGCGGAGATCTGTTCGGGTAAGAGTCCCATTTCAGGGCCCGCCATGGCTTCTGCGGAAGATAGAATCTCCTTGATTTCGGCCAGGCTTAATCCGAGCTTCTTGCCCTTCTGGATCATCTGCAGATGCAGCTTGTCGCGTGCATCGTACTTTGGGAAGCCCGCGCCGTCTTTGGGTCGAATAAGACCCCAGTCCTCGTAGAAGCGAAGCATCCGAATTTTCAGCCCCAAATCCTTGGCCAATTCGCGCAACGAACTCAAATTGGAAACGCTCGTCGGCGGCTCCGTAGACCATCCCTCATGAATTTCCGCATCCGGAGGGGGAATGAACGGAGGAAGTTTTTGCTTCGACTCCTTATTTCTCGTTAGGGTCATGTGAGACCTCATCTCTTGAGCCTTGCATCGGCCAAACCAAATAAACATAGAAACCGAAGTGAACGGCTTTAAAAAAATGCGCCCGCCGGGGAGGGTCGACGGGCGCAAGCGGCTATAGGCGCTTAGGAGCAGCCATTAGCCCCCATCGGTTACCTAAACCTCAACTACTTAAGCGTGACAACAATCGAATAAGGTTAAGCCTAATTTCGTACCAAAACTGTACAAAATTGGTCACATCCAAAAATTGGCGGTGTTATCCACATCAACGTATCAGGACGAGGTATTTTCAGTATTTATTTTTGGCTCATCGTGCAGAACGACATTCAGCAAGGAACTATGAACCTCGATGCCGTCATCGTAGTCAATAAAGCCGAGTTTGCGGAATTTGTTCATAAAAAAGCTTACCCGGGATCGGGTCGTCCCGATCATATCCGCAAGTGTCTCCTGGCTGATTTTTGTGATCATCGGCTCCGGCTTGCCCTCCTTGCCGAAGTTCGCCAACAGCAGAAGCAGCCGGGCAAGACGCTTCTCGCTCGAATTGAAGAGCTGATCGACGAGATCCGCTTCGACCCGGAGGGTGCGACCCACTAGATGGGCGATAAACATTTCGGAGAAAGCCGGTTCCTGATGGATCGCATGAAGAATCGCCGCTTTTTCCAATCGCATGATGACCGATTCCGTCATCGACGTCACCGTCGAGATGCGCTGCATTTGTCCGGCGAGGCATCCTTCCCCGAAAAATTCGTGGGTCCCAAGAATGGCCACGACTGCTTCCTTGCCTTGCTCCGAAACAACGGTGACCTTCCCCTTGCCTTTCTGAATGTAGAAAACCGCATCCGCCGGCTCGCCCTGAGCGAAGATGACCTGCCCCTTGCCGTACTTGCTGATACTCCGGCCCTCGCCGACTTTGCTGAGAAATGATTTAGGATCAAATAGACTTTTCGGTTTAATCGCCATGACAAGACCTTCTTTACTGCGTCTAGGAACAGCGAGCTGATTCTTTAGCATAGTCGAGTTTCGCTGATCCACTGTCGTGATCGACACCGAGTCCCTTCGCAGGCTTGGCCGTTCGGCCAACTCCAAAACCAGATGCAATGAAGGTTTCGTCATAGGTTTTCAGGTGATAGCGTCCGATGCCCTATTCCTCGAACGAGCAAAGGTAAGGCTGTGCGCACCCGCCTCCAGGCGTTTTATAAAATCCGCAGCGACGCTGCTTCAATCGAGGAGCGTGCGCACTCCATTGCGATCGAACAAAGCGTGGAGACACCGCTCGCCGCGATCCGCGATTCCCGCATCTTGTCCGAAATTGTCGGACAGGTGGCGGCGATCGAGGATGGCGGCGACGGCTGGTTCGACGTGCGCGTTGATCTTGCCGCCGCCACCGTCGGCGAGGATGCCGGCCAGCTTCTCAACATGCTGTTCGGCAATACTTCCCTTTACGAGGACGTCATTCTCGATGACGTCATCTTGCCAGACGATCTAGCGGCGGCTTTCCGCGGTCCAAACCACGGCATTGAGGGAATTTTCGCGCGCGCAAAGGCCAAGCGGCGGGCCCTCACCTGTTCGGCTCTGAAACCCCAAGGCCTCGGCGCAGAAGAATTGGCCGAGCTCGCGTTCAAGCTGGCGCTCGGCGGGGTCGATTTCATCAAGGACGATCACGGGATAGCCAACCAAGCGTTTAGTCCTTTTGAACCTCGCGTGCGGGCCTGCGCCGCCGCCACGCGCAAGGCTGCCTCAATCACCGGCCGGCAAACGCACTATGTTCCAAATCTTACCGGTCACTTTGATCAAATCGAACAGCAATTAACCATTGCCCGCTCGGAGGCACTCGATACGGCGATGATTGCGCCGATGATTGCCGGTGTCTCGAACGTGCAGGCGCTCCGCCAAGCCTATCCGGATTTTGCGTTGATCGCGCATCCGGCGATGACCGGCGTCAGCCGCATGTCGCCCTATGTTTTCGCCAAGCTGTTTCGCCTGTTTGGCGCCGATGCCTATATCTTTCCAAACCCTGGCGGCCGGTTCGGTTATACCGTTGCTTGCTGCAAGAAAATTGCGCACGCATTGCGAGCCCCCTGGAATGACTTGCTGCCAAGCCTGCCGGTGCCGGCCGGCGGCATGAGTCTTCAGCGGGTGCCGGAAGTGCTCGACTTTTACGGCCGCGATGCAATGCTGCTGATCGGCGGTGCCCTTCTATCGGCGCCTCCCGACGAGATCGTTACGGAAACCGCCGCTTTTGTGCGCGCGGTCGTTGACCATCATTATGGGTGATCCCATGCCCCATGCGAAAGCCGCTTCAATACCTTTGCGCAAGGCCGGACCGGATTTCGACTGGGAGGGGATCGAACGCCTCGCCTATAAAGAAGCCGATGCAGCGCCGTTCAAGGCGATCTCCCGACAGACATTGTTTTCAGATCCCCGTCTTCAAGGCGAATTGCGCTATTTCGAGATCGAGGCCGGCGGGTTTTCAACCCTTGAGCGGCATGATCATATGCACGCGGTCGTCATTCTGCGCGGCAATGGCCAATGTCTGATCGGCGAGTCCGTCCATCCGCTGAACCCGCACGATCTCGTCACCATCGAGCCATGGACCTGGCATCAATTCCGGGCAGCGAAGACTGAGCCTTTGGGATTTCTATGCCTCGTCAACAGCGCGCGCGACAAGCCACAATTGCCCAATGCGCGGGAGCTTGCGGAGCTGAAAGCGATCGCCGCGGTCGCCGCGTTTCTTGAGGGGTAGCAAGCCGCTCTGCCTGGGAGCGGCGGCGAAGATACGCGCTTCAAAAAAGCTCATGTCCGGTCGGACAGGCGTTCGATCACCGCACCGCAGGCGCCGAGCTTTTTTTCGATATGTTCGAAACCGCGGTCGAGATGATAGACACGATTGACCATGGTCTCGCCCTCAGCCGCAAGCGCCGCGATCACCAGCGACATCGAGGCGCGAAGATCGGTCGCCATCACCGGCGCGCCTTGCAAATCCTCGACGCCCTCGACCACCGCGACATCGCCATCGAGCTTGATATGGGCGCCGAGCCGGGCCAATTCCTGAACATGCATGAAACGATTTTCGAAGATCGTTTCGGTAATCCGCGAGGAACCCTTCGCCTTGGTCATCAAGGCCATGAACTGGGCCTGCAAATCCGTCGGAAAGCCGGGAAACGGCGCGGTTGTGATATCGACGGGCGACAGGCCCGCGCCATTGCGCTGAACCCGCAAACCTTCGTTGGTCGCGGATATTTGGGCGCCGCTCCGCTCGATCGCTTCAATCGCGCTTTCCAGCAGGTTTTGGGTCGCGCCCTCCAGCATGACATCGCCGCCGGCCATCGCAACGGCCATTGCATAGGTGCCGGCTTCGATACGGTCGGGCAGGACCGTGTGGCGGGCGCCGGATAGACTGCAGACACCCTCGATCTCAATGCGGGATTGCCCCGCCCCTTTGATCCTCGCGCCCATCTTGATGAGGCAATCGGCGAGATCGACGATCTCCGGTTCGCGCGCGGCATTGACAAGGAGCGTATGGCCCTTGGCCAGCGAAGCGGCCATGAGCGCGGTATGCGTGCCGCCGACCGTCACCTTGGGGAAATGGATCTCGGCGCCGGACAGGCCCTTGGGCGCCTTGGCATGAACATAACCGGCCTCGATCTCGACGCTGGCGCCGAGCTTTTCGAGGACCATGATCAAAAGATCGACCGGCCGCGTGCCGATCGCGCAGCCGCCCGGCAAGGAAACCTTGGCCTCCCCCATCCGTGCGAGCAACGGGGCGATGACCCAAAAACTCGCCCGCATCCGGGAGACAAGCTCATAAGGGGCCAGAATATCGACGATCTGGCGGGCGCTGAGGTGGATGGCCCGGCTCGCATGGGCGGGCGCGCCCGGACGGCGGCCATCGACCGAATGATCGACGCCATGATGGCCGAGGATGCGCAACAGCATCGCCACATCCGCGAGATTGGGGATGTTTTCAAGCGTCAGAGTCTCGGTGGTCAGAAGCGAGGCGATCATCAGCGGCAGCGCCGCGTTTTTGGCGCCGGATATTCTGATGACGCCATTCAGTTTCTGACCGCCGACGATACGAATTCGATCCAATGAAGCCCCCGCTTTGTCCTATGAGCCCGGTTTTCTATTTCCTGGCGACCCCGCCCTGCATGGTGCTCGCTTCGCCGTCGTCTCCCGCCTGCTTTCCCCGATCGAGCTTTTGCGCCTTCCGGCGTCGAAGATTGGCCCGCAACGCCTCCGCCAAACGCGCGCGCTCGGCGGTTTTGCGCGAATCTGCGGCGCTTTGCGCTTCCGAATCTGTGGCCTTGGGCGCCGATCGATTATTATTGCCGGAAATGCTCATAATTTCCTTCATAAAGGCTTAGAAATTTGAGATGCTGCCGGCCGGGACCGGTTTTTGCTGCAACTCTAAGCACTTAGAAGTCTTGTAAAACGTCAAGACGGCCAAGACAAGGCAGCGTGCTTGCCTAAGCACGAGCGCTATGCCACATACGCCGGCGCCTCGAAGTTTCAAGCCGCTCAGGCCAGCGCTGCGGTAGCTCAGTGGTAGAGCACTCCCTTGGTAAGGGAGAGGTCGAGAGTTCAATCCTCTCTCGCAGCACCATCTAGGTCGTTTTCAAATCGAGACGATCTTCGATCCGGAAGTTTCGGACGCACTTGAGAGTGGGAGCGCGGCCGTGTCAGCTTTAATTTCCAGGTGATCTATTGATCCAGGCCAGCCGACGCGCTGAGACTGGCTGCGCGAGGCGAGAAGACCGAGGAAGCGATAAGCAAATTGTATCACATTAAATAGATAGAATGCTAATTGTACGCTATACGCCGACATAAATCGACAGTGATTTTTTCTTGTTTTTATGGCCGCGTTGCCGGTATATGGAGCGGCCTCATTGGTTTCCCGCAGAGGCTCGCGACATCTCGCGTCCGCAGTCCTGATTATGTCGGGATCATGTCACAAATATTTTGATCAGCTGACATTTCAGCGCGATTCGCCGCGCTCGCGTTCTCCTTCCTCCTAGCCATTTCGAGAGTTATCCAACCTTATCCACAGGAACATTTGACACCCGCGCGGTTGTACTCTATTTGTTCTCTATATGATCCCGGAACATTCAGAGCCCAGAAAATAGCCCGCTATAATGCTCGCAAGACGCGAAAGCGGCAGAAATTGGGCGCTGATTTGACGGCAATGCGACCAAATGTCAGGTCGGACGCCGGCCCTGACGGAAACTCAACCATGAGAGCACCGCAAAGCCAAGATCTATTCGCCGTTCCAAAAGCCTCGCGGCAAGCGGGTGCGAATCTATGGCGCGGCGCCGCAAAGCTCGGTTCGGCCGAGGCCGATCCGGCTCGCGGGGAGACCTCTTATGCAGGGCGGCAACGCCAGCGTGGCCGGGGCGCCCTGTCCAATGCGACCGGACGGTTCGAGCCCCTCGCCCGTTTGGCCGAGGATGACGGCTGGGATTTGCCCGACGAGCTGCCGCCGCTCGCGACCCAAATCACGCACGAACATGCCAAAAAGATTATCACCCGAAACGAATCGCCGGATATTTCCTTCGACCGGTCGATCAACCCCTATCGCGGCTGCGAACACGGCTGCGTCTATTGTTTCGCGCGGCCGACCCACGCCTTCCTCGGCTTGTCGCCGGGGCTGGATTTCGAGACGCGGCTCTTCTCCAAGCCCAATGCCGCAAGCCTGCTGGAGCGTGAATTGTCGGCGCCCGGCTATGAGCCCAAAACCATTGCGATAGGCACCAATACGGATCCCTATCAGCCGATCGAACGCAAAGAACGGGTCATGCGCCAGGTGCTCGAGGTGCTGGCGCGAACTCAACATCCGGTCGGTATCGTTACCAAATCGGCGCTGGTTTTGCGCGACCTCGATCTTCTCGCGCCCATGGCGGAAAAGGGCTTGGTGAAAGTGGCCCTGTCGGTCACAACGCTCGACCCTCGCCTTGCCCGCAAGATGGAACCGCGCGCCAGCACCCCGGCGCGGCGCCTGGATGCGATCCGGCGCTTGACGGAAGCGAATATTCCCGCCGTCGTCATGGTCGCTCCGATCATCCCTGGCCTCAATGACGCGGAGATCGAGGCGGTCCTCACCCGCGCCCATGCGATGGGGGCGCGCGAAGCCGGCTATGTCATGTTGCGGCTGCCGCTCGAAGTGCGCGACCTTTTCACCGAATGGCTCGCGGTACATTATCCGGACAAGCTCAAGCACGTCCTCGCCTTGATGCGAGGCGCGCGCGGCGGCAAGCTCTATGACGCAAGCTTTGGCGCACGGATGACCGGGTCCGGTCCCTACGCCTGGATGATTGGGCGCAGATTCGAGGCGGCCGCGGCGAGACTTGGTTTTGCAAAAACCAGATTGCCCTTGCGCACGGATTTGTTCGACCCTCCCCCGCGGCGCGGCAAACAATTGGAGTTGCTGTTTTAGAACTCGATCCGGCAAGCCTTTTCAGGCCCCGCCGGATCGCTTAGATCCGTAACCATGTCACCCGTCCCAAAGGATCCCCCAAGCTCGCCCGAGCCCGAGCGCACCGCGCCTGGAGATACTCCCAAAGCGTTGATCCCCCCGCAAGATGGGGAGGACATCGACACCGCCGCTGATTTCGATCTCAACCTTGAGGAGGCGGAACTTCCGGCCTCGGTCCGCCATGGCGCGGCGGTCATCCGCCGGTTCTGGC encodes:
- a CDS encoding DNA gyrase subunit A, which produces MADTDDNTSPPHASNVRPVSISDEMRRSYLDYAMSVIVSRALPDVRDGLKPVHRRILFSMHENNHTPDRPYVKCARIVGDVMGKYHPHGDSAIYDALVRMAQPFSMRLPLIDGQGNFGSVDGDPPAAMRYTESRLARPAMALLEDIDSDTVNFQPNYDGKEHEPTVLPARFPNLLVNGAGGIAVGMATNIPPHNLGEVIDAVIALIDRPEMTIEDLIAIVPGPDFPTGGSILGRAGIRTAYMSGRGSVLTRAKVEVEEIRKEREALIVTEIPYQINKATLIEKIAELVRDKRVEGISDLRDESDRDGMRIVIELKRDALADVVLNQLWRFTALQSSFACNMIALNGGRPEVLMLRDFLTAFIDFREEVVTRRTKHLLTKARDAAHVQVGLAIALANIDEFIHLIRTAPDPAAARMALMERSWPAHDMAPLITLIADPRHVLSEDGACRLSETQARAILELRLQRLTALGREEIAEALNKLSVEIADYLDILRSRARLFSIVKEELLAVRAAHATPRRTIILDDAPGVEDEDLIQREDMVVTVSHLGYVKRVPLAAYRAQRRGGKGRAGMQTRDEDFVARLFVASTHAPVLFFSSQGQVYKEKVWRLPLSAPQARGKALVNILPLETGERITTIMPLPEDEAAWEHLDVMFATTRGSVRRNKLSDFAQVNRAGKIAMRLDPGEDIVDVQICRETEDVLLTTADGQCIRFPVTDVRVFKGRDSMGVRGIALGEGDRVISLAILRHIEADSGERLAYLKMRRAIAGDASPEANEPVGEDTGVMETPVASNLGSERYAEMSAAEQIILTVSSNGYGKRTSSFEYRITGRGGKGIVAMAVNQRNGKLVASMPVEDGDEIVLVTNGGQLIRCPVDGIRVAGRGTQGVIVFNTADDEQVVAVERISDEDTPRAEEEETHGDDGGEESAS
- a CDS encoding single-stranded DNA-binding protein; translated protein: MAGSVNKVILVGNLGRDPEVRRTGAGDPVVSFSVATSETWRDKASGERKERTEWHNVVIFNENLGKIAEQYCKKGTKVYLEGQLQTREYTDRDGNQRKATEVVLQRFRGELTLLDSRGRGDADSSFEASTGAGFGQSSPMARAPERRPATAGRTADIIDDDIPF
- a CDS encoding TonB-dependent receptor — translated: MHISYLQAAKCGSNPACSRRLGVPLRCLLLALAPAGFIPVPLSAQEASPASETASLPEVTISATATPEPIADVGSSVTVIDSAQIEREQRRTVPDALNVTPGLNVVQTGGPGGTTSVFIRGTNSNQVKVLIDGIDASDPSNPNGSFDFGQLLTYDIDRIEVLRGPQSGLYGADAIGGVISITTKGGEGPPKAKALIEGGSFGTLNETMGFSGSTPVFSYYMNLAHFNVAHTQVTPPELLPPGRQGIGNANENWTLSTKFEAHLADHLDVSLVARYIDSTLRFTGDDFSTFPATPAASQSIQRDNQLYTRGEANWVTFDGVLKNRFGVGYTQSYMSEKDPDTGFGFTVPASNLGQRLQYDWQGEVALSKDWTLIAGFENKADQLYSAPTFARNANRAGYVQLLTRYDDRFFMASNIRYDDNAQFGGHPTYRFAPSFHVPVTETILKGSVGTGFKPPSLSQLYVDFPAFGFFGNPNLKPEESIGFDIGFEQPLMNEMIRFGATYYQNNLTNLIDINATGNSYTNIGRAKTFGCEAFSSFAITPQLNLRADYTFTIAKDETTGLELLRRPRNKLSFQAAWKPIDRLSLSTTLVFVGSFVDGNRDFSIQRLTAPGYTLVNVAANYQVDENFLAFGRIDNLFNVRYQNPTGFLTPGLGAYAGLRMTY
- a CDS encoding Crp/Fnr family transcriptional regulator, translating into MAIKPKSLFDPKSFLSKVGEGRSISKYGKGQVIFAQGEPADAVFYIQKGKGKVTVVSEQGKEAVVAILGTHEFFGEGCLAGQMQRISTVTSMTESVIMRLEKAAILHAIHQEPAFSEMFIAHLVGRTLRVEADLVDQLFNSSEKRLARLLLLLANFGKEGKPEPMITKISQETLADMIGTTRSRVSFFMNKFRKLGFIDYDDGIEVHSSLLNVVLHDEPKINTENTSS
- a CDS encoding ribulose 1,5-bisphosphate carboxylase; the protein is MRTRLQAFYKIRSDAASIEERAHSIAIEQSVETPLAAIRDSRILSEIVGQVAAIEDGGDGWFDVRVDLAAATVGEDAGQLLNMLFGNTSLYEDVILDDVILPDDLAAAFRGPNHGIEGIFARAKAKRRALTCSALKPQGLGAEELAELAFKLALGGVDFIKDDHGIANQAFSPFEPRVRACAAATRKAASITGRQTHYVPNLTGHFDQIEQQLTIARSEALDTAMIAPMIAGVSNVQALRQAYPDFALIAHPAMTGVSRMSPYVFAKLFRLFGADAYIFPNPGGRFGYTVACCKKIAHALRAPWNDLLPSLPVPAGGMSLQRVPEVLDFYGRDAMLLIGGALLSAPPDEIVTETAAFVRAVVDHHYG
- a CDS encoding cupin domain-containing protein, yielding MPHAKAASIPLRKAGPDFDWEGIERLAYKEADAAPFKAISRQTLFSDPRLQGELRYFEIEAGGFSTLERHDHMHAVVILRGNGQCLIGESVHPLNPHDLVTIEPWTWHQFRAAKTEPLGFLCLVNSARDKPQLPNARELAELKAIAAVAAFLEG
- the murA gene encoding UDP-N-acetylglucosamine 1-carboxyvinyltransferase, producing the protein MDRIRIVGGQKLNGVIRISGAKNAALPLMIASLLTTETLTLENIPNLADVAMLLRILGHHGVDHSVDGRRPGAPAHASRAIHLSARQIVDILAPYELVSRMRASFWVIAPLLARMGEAKVSLPGGCAIGTRPVDLLIMVLEKLGASVEIEAGYVHAKAPKGLSGAEIHFPKVTVGGTHTALMAASLAKGHTLLVNAAREPEIVDLADCLIKMGARIKGAGQSRIEIEGVCSLSGARHTVLPDRIEAGTYAMAVAMAGGDVMLEGATQNLLESAIEAIERSGAQISATNEGLRVQRNGAGLSPVDITTAPFPGFPTDLQAQFMALMTKAKGSSRITETIFENRFMHVQELARLGAHIKLDGDVAVVEGVEDLQGAPVMATDLRASMSLVIAALAAEGETMVNRVYHLDRGFEHIEKKLGACGAVIERLSDRT
- a CDS encoding radical SAM protein, coding for MRAPQSQDLFAVPKASRQAGANLWRGAAKLGSAEADPARGETSYAGRQRQRGRGALSNATGRFEPLARLAEDDGWDLPDELPPLATQITHEHAKKIITRNESPDISFDRSINPYRGCEHGCVYCFARPTHAFLGLSPGLDFETRLFSKPNAASLLERELSAPGYEPKTIAIGTNTDPYQPIERKERVMRQVLEVLARTQHPVGIVTKSALVLRDLDLLAPMAEKGLVKVALSVTTLDPRLARKMEPRASTPARRLDAIRRLTEANIPAVVMVAPIIPGLNDAEIEAVLTRAHAMGAREAGYVMLRLPLEVRDLFTEWLAVHYPDKLKHVLALMRGARGGKLYDASFGARMTGSGPYAWMIGRRFEAAAARLGFAKTRLPLRTDLFDPPPRRGKQLELLF